A genomic window from Prochlorococcus sp. RS04 includes:
- the trmFO gene encoding methylenetetrahydrofolate--tRNA-(uracil(54)-C(5))-methyltransferase (FADH(2)-oxidizing) TrmFO — protein sequence MIDKEVIVIGAGLAGSEAAWQLANFGVPVKLIEMRPVKSTPAHHTGEFGELVCSNSFGALSPDRAAGLLQKELRIFKSLIVQTADKFAVPAGGALAVDRSKFSIALTDALSNHPLIEIKRFEQLDLPSKENITILATGPLTSDELSYKIQAFTGIDACHFFDAASPIIYGDTIDQEIVFKASRYDKGDPAYLNCPMDKNDYIHFRNELIEGEQANLKDFEKESANFFEACLPIEEIARRGVDTMRYGPLKSIGLWNPKWGDLFDKENRLKKRPHAVVQLRKEDLEGKLLNMVGFQTNLKWSEQKRIFRMIPGLEKAEFVRFGVMHRNTFLESPKLLLPTLQFMKRENLFAAGQITGTEGYAAATAGGLLAGINASLLANGKKPVSFPSESMIGSLINFISNKNQILSNQKKNKFQPMPASFGLVPELTKRIKDKRLRYKAYQERSTEALNDFKNKLDSCFDKDHLLSKIY from the coding sequence TTGATAGATAAAGAAGTAATAGTTATTGGAGCTGGCCTTGCAGGATCAGAAGCTGCTTGGCAATTGGCCAATTTTGGCGTACCAGTAAAATTAATTGAAATGAGACCTGTCAAATCAACTCCAGCACATCATACTGGTGAATTTGGAGAATTGGTTTGTAGTAATAGTTTTGGAGCTTTAAGTCCTGACAGAGCAGCAGGTTTATTGCAAAAAGAACTTAGAATTTTTAAATCGTTGATAGTACAAACAGCAGACAAATTTGCGGTACCAGCAGGAGGCGCTTTAGCTGTTGACAGATCTAAATTTAGCATTGCTTTAACTGATGCTTTGTCTAATCATCCATTAATTGAAATTAAGAGATTTGAACAATTGGATCTCCCAAGCAAAGAAAATATAACGATTCTTGCGACTGGTCCATTAACGTCTGATGAATTGTCTTATAAAATTCAAGCTTTTACTGGTATCGATGCGTGTCATTTTTTTGATGCGGCTAGTCCTATTATTTACGGCGATACTATTGATCAAGAGATTGTATTTAAGGCTAGTAGGTACGACAAAGGAGATCCAGCATATCTTAATTGTCCTATGGATAAAAATGATTACATCCATTTCAGAAATGAACTGATAGAAGGAGAGCAAGCTAATTTAAAAGACTTTGAGAAAGAATCAGCTAATTTCTTTGAAGCTTGCTTACCAATTGAAGAAATTGCTAGAAGAGGAGTTGATACAATGAGATATGGACCATTGAAATCTATTGGGTTGTGGAATCCGAAATGGGGAGATTTATTTGATAAGGAAAATAGATTGAAAAAGCGACCTCATGCAGTTGTCCAATTAAGGAAAGAAGATCTAGAAGGGAAATTATTAAATATGGTAGGTTTTCAAACTAACCTCAAATGGTCTGAGCAAAAAAGAATATTTAGGATGATTCCTGGTTTAGAAAAGGCTGAATTTGTGCGCTTTGGAGTAATGCATAGAAATACTTTTTTAGAATCTCCAAAATTACTTTTACCGACATTGCAATTTATGAAAAGGGAAAATCTTTTTGCTGCGGGTCAAATAACGGGGACGGAAGGTTATGCAGCAGCAACTGCAGGGGGCTTACTTGCAGGAATAAATGCATCCTTATTAGCAAACGGTAAAAAACCAGTAAGTTTTCCTAGTGAATCAATGATTGGTTCTTTAATAAATTTTATTAGTAACAAAAATCAAATATTGTCTAATCAGAAAAAAAATAAATTCCAACCAATGCCTGCCTCATTTGGTTTGGTACCAGAACTAACTAAAAGAATAAAAGATAAAAGATTAAGGTACAAAGCTTATCAAGAAAGATCTACAGAAGCCTTGAATGACTTTAAAAATAAACTAGATTCTTGTTTTGATAAAGACCACTTACTCAGCAAAATTTACTAA
- the crtH gene encoding carotenoid isomerase — protein sequence MELNKENFDAIIIGSGIGGLVTASQLAAKGAQVLVLEKYIIPGGSGGSFKRKGYTFDVGASMIFGFGEKGYTNLLTRALKDVNEKCETIPDPVQLEYHLPHNFNICVDKNYDHFISKLSASFPNEKKGIKKFYDTCASVFKCLDSMPLLSIEDPSYLFKVFFKSPLSCLGLARWLPANAGDVARKFIKDPELLKFIDIECFCWSVMPALKTPMINAGMVFTDRHAGGINYPKGGVGTIAEKFVSGIEKLGGKVRYKANVTEILLKDEKAVGVKLSNGEEIYSNIIVSNSTRWDTFGLKENTKGLISSKNVPKSEYKWSETYKPSPSFVSIHLGVEKNLISDNFNCHHIIVENWDELESEKGVIFVSIPTLLDPSLAPEGKHIVHAFTPSSMSEWEGLSRKEYLQKKEKYFSFLVEKISTILPNLEQNIDHKEIGTPKTHKKFLGRYEGSYGPIPSKKLLGLLPMPFNTTKIQNLYCVGDSCFPGQGLNAVAFSGYACAHKIGAKLNINSFKLPD from the coding sequence ATGGAATTAAATAAGGAAAATTTCGATGCAATTATTATTGGCTCAGGAATAGGAGGGTTAGTAACTGCTTCACAATTGGCGGCGAAAGGAGCTCAAGTATTAGTTCTTGAAAAATATATTATTCCAGGAGGGAGTGGAGGCTCTTTTAAGAGAAAAGGCTATACCTTTGATGTAGGGGCATCCATGATTTTTGGATTTGGAGAGAAAGGTTATACCAATTTATTAACTCGTGCTTTGAAAGATGTAAATGAAAAATGCGAAACTATTCCCGATCCTGTTCAATTGGAATATCACCTTCCACATAATTTTAATATTTGTGTAGACAAAAATTATGATCATTTTATAAGCAAATTATCAGCTAGTTTCCCCAATGAAAAAAAAGGTATCAAGAAATTCTATGATACTTGTGCAAGTGTATTTAAATGTTTAGATTCAATGCCTCTTTTATCAATAGAGGATCCAAGTTATCTTTTTAAAGTTTTCTTTAAATCTCCATTATCATGTTTAGGGTTAGCTAGATGGTTACCAGCAAATGCTGGTGATGTTGCAAGAAAGTTTATAAAAGATCCTGAACTTTTAAAATTTATCGATATTGAATGTTTTTGTTGGTCTGTAATGCCAGCTTTAAAAACCCCTATGATTAATGCGGGAATGGTATTTACAGATAGGCATGCTGGGGGGATAAATTATCCAAAAGGGGGAGTTGGAACGATAGCAGAGAAGTTTGTTTCAGGTATTGAAAAATTAGGAGGAAAAGTTAGATATAAAGCCAATGTTACTGAAATCCTCTTAAAAGATGAGAAAGCGGTAGGAGTTAAGCTCTCAAATGGGGAAGAGATATATTCAAATATTATTGTATCCAACTCCACTAGATGGGATACATTTGGATTAAAAGAGAATACTAAAGGATTAATTTCTAGCAAAAACGTGCCAAAAAGTGAATATAAGTGGTCAGAAACTTATAAACCCTCACCTTCTTTTGTTTCGATTCATCTTGGAGTAGAAAAAAATCTAATATCCGATAATTTTAATTGTCATCATATAATCGTTGAAAATTGGGATGAATTAGAAAGTGAAAAGGGAGTTATTTTTGTTTCTATACCTACTTTACTTGACCCGTCTTTGGCGCCAGAAGGTAAACATATCGTACATGCATTTACTCCTTCATCGATGAGTGAATGGGAAGGTCTATCAAGGAAAGAATATTTGCAAAAGAAAGAAAAATATTTTTCTTTTCTTGTTGAAAAAATATCAACTATTCTTCCTAATCTTGAACAAAATATTGATCACAAAGAAATTGGTACTCCCAAAACTCATAAAAAGTTTCTTGGAAGATATGAAGGTAGTTATGGACCGATTCCCAGTAAAAAGTTGCTTGGACTTTTGCCAATGCCTTTCAATACTACAAAAATTCAAAACCTTTATTGTGTAGGGGATTCATGCTTCCCTGGCCAAGGCCTAAATGCAGTTGCTTTTAGTGGATACGCATGCGCTCACAAAATAGGTGCAAAGTTAAACATAAACAGTTTTAAGTTGCCAGATTAA
- a CDS encoding response regulator transcription factor gives MQSTEQILASTPGSSQLPTSSQTPSRVLVVEPHPTLRTVLVQRLRQDGHLAAAVGTAAEAIDLCREQSPDLLVSAEILEQNTAMRLAQQLGSSVIVLTARSGVEALVNLLDEGADDVLRKPFGLEELAARCRTLLKRGRIGLQEKVEVGPLEVHLLLRQVTLSEKPVELSPREFALLCALLMPPGMVRSRQELLRMAWPPFSGGPRSVDTQVLTLRRKLEQAGLGEGGGITTVRQQGYRFSIDNI, from the coding sequence ATGCAATCAACTGAGCAAATCTTAGCTTCAACTCCTGGCAGTTCACAATTGCCGACGAGCTCTCAAACCCCCTCAAGAGTTCTAGTTGTTGAACCTCACCCCACACTTAGAACAGTACTTGTGCAAAGGCTTCGCCAAGACGGCCATTTAGCTGCAGCAGTAGGTACTGCAGCAGAAGCAATCGACTTATGCAGAGAACAATCACCTGACTTATTAGTTAGCGCAGAAATTCTCGAACAGAATACTGCGATGAGATTAGCTCAACAGCTGGGGTCTTCAGTCATAGTTTTAACGGCAAGATCAGGTGTTGAAGCATTAGTAAATCTATTGGATGAAGGGGCAGATGATGTTCTCAGAAAACCTTTTGGACTTGAAGAGCTTGCAGCACGATGCAGAACACTCCTAAAAAGGGGAAGGATAGGATTACAAGAAAAAGTTGAGGTTGGCCCTTTAGAGGTTCATCTTCTTTTAAGACAAGTCACTCTAAGCGAAAAGCCCGTAGAATTAAGTCCTAGGGAGTTTGCACTGCTTTGCGCTCTTTTGATGCCTCCTGGAATGGTAAGAAGTCGTCAAGAGCTCTTAAGGATGGCCTGGCCCCCCTTCAGTGGTGGTCCTAGGTCTGTAGATACTCAGGTATTAACTTTGCGGAGAAAATTAGAACAGGCTGGATTGGGAGAAGGTGGGGGAATAACCACTGTTAGACAACAAGGTTATAGATTCAGTATTGATAATATTTAA
- a CDS encoding DUF6761 family protein, giving the protein MTSFQNPKAIRHFQSICDGCQDLVTRFHTPSDLKLYSDGYLQALRNCSSLEQKDQEKLERLIERWILDPSSFIDPDGDGNKGFFDKKRI; this is encoded by the coding sequence ATGACATCATTTCAAAACCCCAAAGCAATTCGTCACTTTCAGTCAATTTGTGATGGTTGCCAGGACTTAGTTACTCGTTTTCATACTCCATCTGATCTTAAATTATATAGTGATGGTTATCTCCAAGCATTGAGGAATTGCAGTAGTTTAGAGCAAAAGGATCAAGAGAAATTAGAAAGATTAATTGAAAGATGGATTTTAGATCCGTCAAGTTTTATAGATCCAGATGGAGATGGAAATAAAGGTTTTTTTGATAAAAAAAGGATTTAA
- the grxD gene encoding Grx4 family monothiol glutaredoxin, which produces MDNLTKDKIQKLIESNPVMVFMKGTKLMPQCGFSNNVVQILNSLGVEFYTFDVLSDFAIREGIKEYSDWPTIPQVYLKGEFLGGSDILIEMYNSGSLKEKIEIELAS; this is translated from the coding sequence ATGGACAACCTAACAAAAGATAAAATACAAAAACTCATAGAGTCTAATCCAGTGATGGTTTTTATGAAAGGGACAAAATTGATGCCTCAATGCGGTTTTTCCAACAATGTAGTTCAAATACTAAATTCCTTAGGGGTAGAATTTTATACGTTTGATGTTTTAAGTGATTTTGCTATACGAGAAGGTATCAAAGAATATTCAGATTGGCCAACAATCCCTCAAGTTTACTTAAAAGGAGAATTCCTTGGTGGATCAGACATTCTTATTGAGATGTATAACTCTGGATCTCTTAAAGAAAAAATAGAAATTGAATTAGCGTCTTAA
- a CDS encoding BolA/IbaG family iron-sulfur metabolism protein, whose protein sequence is MITKTDVIKLITEKIPSSQVFVENLKGNDHLQVTVIASEFNGLSLVKQHQLVYSALKEELASEAIHALALKTETPN, encoded by the coding sequence ATGATTACAAAAACAGACGTCATTAAATTAATCACTGAAAAAATTCCAAGTTCCCAAGTTTTTGTTGAAAACCTCAAGGGAAATGATCATTTGCAAGTAACTGTGATTGCATCTGAATTCAATGGATTATCATTGGTTAAACAACACCAGCTAGTATATTCTGCTTTGAAGGAAGAATTAGCTTCAGAGGCTATCCATGCACTGGCATTAAAAACAGAAACTCCTAATTGA
- a CDS encoding lysophospholipid acyltransferase family protein, with protein sequence MFVTQDVVLRFFFRKKKILKNGISIPINSSIILAPTHRSRWDGLILTMAMGRRVTKKDCRFMVTKSEMRGIQGWFLKRLGCFSINQLSPSLSALRYAIDLIEKGEQLVVFPEGKINKYGQKLVLKEGLYRLARLATKKTTSITIIPIGIAYSKIPPNFRGEFCLSFGKPIPINDYSKFTINDFNKFLNEKMTQEEEKALKNVGR encoded by the coding sequence ATGTTCGTTACTCAGGACGTTGTTTTGAGATTTTTTTTTAGAAAAAAGAAAATTTTAAAAAATGGTATTTCGATTCCCATAAATTCCTCTATCATTTTGGCTCCAACCCACAGATCAAGATGGGACGGCTTAATACTTACAATGGCAATGGGTAGAAGGGTAACAAAAAAGGATTGTAGATTTATGGTTACTAAATCCGAAATGAGAGGTATTCAAGGTTGGTTTTTAAAAAGACTTGGATGTTTTTCAATAAATCAATTATCGCCATCTCTATCAGCTTTAAGATATGCGATTGATCTTATAGAAAAAGGAGAACAACTAGTTGTTTTCCCCGAAGGAAAGATTAATAAATATGGGCAAAAATTAGTTCTCAAAGAAGGTCTATATAGATTAGCTAGATTAGCTACCAAAAAAACAACCTCTATTACTATTATTCCAATTGGAATTGCTTACAGCAAAATACCTCCGAACTTTAGGGGCGAATTTTGTTTATCCTTTGGAAAACCAATCCCAATTAATGATTACTCAAAATTTACGATCAATGACTTTAATAAATTTCTAAATGAAAAAATGACTCAAGAGGAAGAAAAAGCATTAAAAAATGTAGGTAGATGA
- a CDS encoding pyridoxine 5'-phosphate synthase yields MATLGVNIDHIANVRQARKTVEPDPVQFAFLAELGGADSITVHLREDRRHIQDRDVFLLKETIKTKLNLEMAATEEMLEIAKKILPDYVTLVPEKREEVTTEGGLDLKSNVQYLKKAVGNLKDSNIEVSAFIDPLGEQINYSKEIGFDFIELHTGKYAELSGSEQYKELQRIIESSHLANDLGLVVNAGHGLNYNNVKKIASINNMNELNIGHSIVARALAIGLEKSVREMKSLITSN; encoded by the coding sequence ATGGCTACTTTAGGAGTAAACATTGATCATATTGCAAATGTAAGGCAAGCAAGGAAAACTGTGGAGCCTGATCCTGTGCAATTTGCTTTTTTAGCAGAATTAGGAGGGGCAGATTCCATAACAGTGCATCTAAGAGAAGATAGAAGACACATACAAGATAGGGATGTATTCCTTCTGAAAGAGACTATAAAAACAAAACTCAATTTAGAGATGGCTGCTACAGAAGAAATGTTAGAAATTGCCAAAAAAATTCTTCCCGATTATGTAACGCTTGTACCCGAGAAAAGAGAGGAAGTTACTACTGAGGGCGGGTTGGATTTAAAAAGTAATGTGCAATACCTTAAGAAGGCTGTTGGGAATTTAAAGGATTCAAATATAGAAGTAAGTGCATTTATTGATCCTCTTGGCGAACAGATAAATTATTCCAAAGAAATAGGCTTTGATTTTATAGAATTACATACTGGAAAATATGCAGAATTATCGGGATCTGAACAATATAAAGAGCTCCAAAGGATTATAGAGTCTTCACATTTAGCAAATGACCTTGGATTAGTTGTTAATGCTGGTCATGGCTTGAACTACAATAATGTTAAAAAAATTGCATCAATTAACAATATGAACGAGTTGAACATAGGTCATAGTATTGTTGCAAGGGCATTAGCGATAGGATTAGAAAAGTCTGTACGTGAAATGAAGTCCCTTATCACATCAAATTAA
- a CDS encoding MgPME-cyclase complex family protein: protein MTTYFFVAASEKFLTVEEPLDEILKERMRNYKENNKEIDFWLLKNPSFLQTTQFADLKAKIPSTPAVVLSTDKKFITFLKLRLEFVAVGEFECPNAEIIDPFKVE, encoded by the coding sequence ATGACAACATATTTTTTCGTTGCGGCAAGTGAAAAGTTTTTAACTGTTGAAGAACCACTTGATGAAATTTTGAAAGAGAGGATGAGGAACTATAAAGAAAATAATAAAGAAATAGATTTTTGGCTCTTAAAAAATCCATCATTTTTGCAAACCACCCAATTTGCTGATCTAAAAGCAAAAATTCCATCTACCCCAGCAGTTGTTTTATCGACTGATAAAAAATTTATAACTTTCTTAAAGCTTCGTTTAGAGTTTGTTGCTGTGGGGGAATTCGAATGTCCTAATGCAGAAATAATTGATCCATTTAAAGTTGAGTAA
- a CDS encoding exodeoxyribonuclease V subunit gamma → MLNLYKSNKIEVISELLAEELKICPPPINEKLEIVVPNYFLGNWLREQITIKNKISALYELKTISTYTESLLTNFFPAIDMSAWNFESIKWGIIDSLEELNSFKESFPLRNWTNKYLENDKTIDGDIYNLTKKITNNFIDYLIFRPEMIAQWNRYEINSSNLFKNLNSDQLWQPILYKLLEEKISEKPSCLYMIEVIKNLRKIKNVQFQIPNQIYIFSDNNLSKLHINFYSELSKFIKVNLYLLSPGEDLWNRINCLEGELGFDDNESKLNLNNTNIEKIFGKFGANFQKLIDENIYTEGINLKNNLIYIDPTTNFYNKKDIPLLNQIQKRLINNNSVDFIVSERDDSILLCEHFNQNSQFEYLRNKIIEIINSCETIKYSDIAILSPQTNLIKPYLRYIFNNELINGEKIPYFFIDEDNHDSSGIYEFLIDITDLASEKITLEKIDYILSKKVTQNIFDFNIIEKDEIIFLLTQVGFHWGLDDKERLGEEKNTLDWCINRITLGLIYDKEVNLSTFNLKPFSYKNTSLDLNKWVKILIHLKKFINLIRGSFSYSNWVEKIKFILKSIADSNANFNLEIIEINRILDNHAIPLIPNDLILLKVFREILISCINKIKYQSKSRVNKILVSDIENSRHIPHKVIFLIDMNSVNYPKLPKSENINLLKNKYHLGDPSVFEREKYAFLELLISCRDKFIVSWVKNDKDNKKLDVSFPIKELISFFDSLLNQSQRELIIKDYDLNKNEIIDLDKSKIVKSNYSLIGDINWNEKKSDIKNYKLSELIYWFKTPQKYWLNKNNISPKEIFIHHPDEEYVSNLQKSQLLTKIIQELEIDKHNFIDDLKKLNINDQLIENGIIIPKNSILVKEKEIKDLLESLSTSLSQHNKINRIYVKSNSNKEEYFLDDDTVIELIHAKLSLRRLIEAWVKLLFISSIKKNIKKTKVIYRIENHYKSQIIQSPGATESNLILEEYINIFKNYSEKCLPLPPESAYKYVEAKIKSKNEKKAFIDKWIGNKNFSKGERDNIEMKICFGNKKEPDFFLGNNNFDQLSYRLYGPLIKALKK, encoded by the coding sequence TTGCTCAATCTTTATAAGTCAAATAAAATTGAAGTAATAAGTGAGCTGTTAGCAGAGGAATTAAAAATATGTCCTCCGCCTATAAATGAGAAATTAGAAATTGTAGTCCCCAATTACTTTTTGGGGAATTGGTTACGGGAACAAATAACTATAAAAAACAAAATAAGTGCTCTTTATGAGTTAAAGACAATATCAACGTATACCGAATCTTTATTGACAAATTTTTTCCCTGCAATTGATATGAGTGCATGGAATTTTGAGTCAATTAAATGGGGAATTATAGATTCATTAGAAGAATTAAATAGCTTTAAAGAATCATTTCCGCTTAGAAATTGGACTAATAAATATTTGGAAAATGATAAAACAATTGATGGAGACATATATAATCTGACAAAAAAGATCACGAATAATTTTATTGATTATCTGATTTTTAGACCTGAAATGATAGCTCAATGGAATAGATATGAAATTAATTCATCTAATCTATTTAAGAATTTAAACTCAGATCAATTATGGCAACCTATTTTATATAAATTATTAGAGGAAAAGATATCTGAAAAGCCATCATGTTTATACATGATTGAAGTAATAAAGAATTTAAGAAAAATAAAAAACGTTCAATTTCAAATACCAAATCAAATTTATATTTTTTCAGATAATAACTTATCTAAACTACATATTAATTTTTATTCAGAACTTTCAAAATTTATTAAGGTAAATTTGTATTTATTATCTCCTGGAGAAGATTTATGGAATAGAATAAATTGTCTTGAAGGTGAGTTGGGATTTGATGATAATGAAAGTAAATTGAATTTAAATAATACAAATATAGAGAAGATATTTGGTAAATTTGGAGCAAACTTTCAGAAATTAATTGATGAAAATATTTATACAGAAGGTATAAATTTAAAAAATAATTTAATATATATTGATCCAACAACTAATTTTTATAATAAGAAAGATATTCCTCTTCTTAATCAAATACAAAAAAGACTAATTAATAATAATAGCGTTGATTTTATAGTAAGTGAAAGGGATGATTCAATATTACTTTGTGAGCATTTTAATCAGAATAGTCAATTTGAATATTTAAGAAATAAAATTATAGAAATAATAAATTCTTGCGAGACTATTAAATATAGTGATATTGCTATTTTATCTCCACAAACTAATTTAATTAAACCTTATCTAAGGTACATCTTTAATAATGAGTTAATTAATGGTGAAAAAATACCTTATTTTTTTATTGATGAGGATAATCATGACTCTTCAGGTATTTATGAATTTCTAATTGACATTACTGACTTAGCAAGTGAAAAAATTACACTTGAAAAAATAGATTATATTCTTTCGAAAAAAGTAACTCAGAACATTTTTGATTTTAATATTATTGAGAAGGATGAAATTATTTTCTTACTTACCCAAGTGGGGTTTCATTGGGGATTAGATGATAAAGAAAGATTAGGTGAAGAGAAAAACACTCTAGATTGGTGTATAAATAGAATTACTTTAGGCTTAATTTATGACAAAGAAGTAAATTTAAGTACTTTTAATTTAAAACCATTTAGCTATAAAAATACAAGTTTGGATTTGAATAAATGGGTTAAAATATTAATTCATTTAAAAAAATTTATTAATTTGATAAGGGGATCTTTTTCTTACTCGAATTGGGTTGAAAAGATAAAGTTTATATTAAAAAGTATTGCTGATTCTAATGCAAATTTCAATTTAGAAATAATTGAAATAAATAGAATTCTTGATAATCACGCAATACCTTTAATACCTAATGATCTTATCTTATTAAAAGTTTTTAGAGAAATATTAATTTCTTGCATAAATAAAATTAAATATCAAAGCAAATCACGAGTCAACAAGATCCTTGTAAGTGATATTGAGAATTCAAGGCATATCCCACATAAGGTTATCTTCCTAATAGACATGAATAGTGTTAATTATCCAAAATTACCAAAGAGTGAAAACATTAATTTATTAAAAAACAAATATCATTTGGGTGATCCATCTGTTTTTGAAAGAGAGAAATATGCATTTCTAGAGTTGTTAATTTCCTGCAGAGATAAATTTATAGTTTCTTGGGTAAAAAATGATAAAGACAATAAAAAATTAGATGTTTCTTTTCCTATAAAAGAGTTAATTTCTTTTTTTGATAGTTTATTAAACCAAAGCCAAAGAGAACTAATAATTAAAGATTATGATTTAAATAAAAATGAAATAATTGATCTTGATAAATCTAAGATTGTTAAAAGTAATTATTCTTTAATAGGAGATATAAATTGGAATGAAAAAAAATCTGATATAAAAAACTACAAATTATCAGAATTGATTTATTGGTTCAAGACTCCACAAAAATATTGGCTTAATAAAAACAATATTTCTCCCAAGGAAATATTTATTCATCATCCAGACGAGGAGTATGTAAGCAATCTGCAAAAGTCGCAGCTGCTTACAAAAATAATACAGGAGTTAGAGATTGATAAACATAATTTTATTGATGATTTAAAAAAATTGAACATTAATGATCAATTGATTGAAAATGGGATTATTATCCCTAAAAATAGTATTCTTGTAAAAGAAAAAGAAATCAAAGATTTATTAGAAAGTCTATCTACAAGTTTAAGTCAACATAATAAGATTAATAGAATTTATGTTAAATCAAATTCAAATAAAGAAGAATATTTCTTAGATGATGATACCGTAATTGAATTGATTCATGCGAAACTAAGTTTAAGGCGTTTGATAGAGGCTTGGGTAAAATTACTCTTCATTTCTTCTATAAAGAAGAATATAAAAAAGACCAAAGTAATTTATAGAATAGAAAATCATTATAAATCGCAAATTATTCAATCACCTGGAGCAACGGAATCAAATCTAATTTTGGAGGAGTATATAAATATTTTTAAAAATTATTCTGAAAAATGTTTACCTCTTCCTCCAGAAAGTGCTTATAAATATGTAGAAGCAAAAATAAAATCAAAAAATGAAAAAAAAGCTTTTATAGATAAATGGATTGGTAACAAAAATTTTTCTAAAGGAGAAAGAGATAATATCGAAATGAAAATTTGTTTTGGTAATAAAAAAGAACCAGATTTCTTTCTTGGAAATAATAATTTTGATCAATTATCATACAGATTATATGGTCCTCTAATTAAAGCATTAAAGAAATAA
- a CDS encoding methyltransferase family protein: MSKFQLKNFFKGAYDLMLVSLQFIIISLHFFQWEFIPQIQIIQASPFSYSLGILIIIIAFIIMLVSIKDLGRNLSPFPRPKNNSNLVTKGIYRFTCHPMYYSLIFISIGVFIIKLSIYYLFLTISLALIIKFKITLEEKYLMNKFKNYVLYKNEVKV, encoded by the coding sequence ATGTCTAAATTTCAGTTAAAAAATTTTTTTAAAGGTGCTTATGATCTAATGCTTGTTTCTTTACAGTTCATTATTATTAGTCTTCATTTTTTTCAATGGGAATTTATTCCACAAATACAAATAATTCAAGCAAGTCCTTTTTCTTATTCACTGGGGATTTTAATTATTATTATCGCTTTCATAATAATGTTAGTTTCAATTAAAGACTTAGGTAGAAATTTATCCCCTTTCCCAAGACCTAAAAACAATAGCAATCTAGTTACCAAAGGTATTTATCGATTTACTTGTCATCCTATGTATTATTCTTTAATATTTATTTCCATTGGAGTTTTTATAATAAAATTATCTATTTATTATTTATTTTTGACAATAAGTTTGGCTTTAATAATTAAATTTAAGATTACCTTGGAAGAAAAATATTTAATGAATAAATTTAAGAATTACGTACTTTATAAAAATGAGGTCAAAGTTTAA